The genomic window CCGAAGTTTGATTTTCAAGCACGTGTGTAACTTCGACGTAAACACGctttgctggatgcacgtgtgtttttgctagaaaattgtaaatgaagtgtTGTTTATAAAGATGTCAAAAGGATTTTCCACAGACGtccgtttttaatttttaatatgtatcaatagttgtgcaattttggtaagaatatatagttaAATGTAATGCTGTAGTGACACctttattgtatacatgtaaacatatgcAGTTATTTGTCATAAACCAAACGAAGCAAACGTATGTAGCGTAAAATAGAGACATATAACGttttaacatgtataacaaaCCGAACGTACATTGATATTCCAGGTTTTAAATATAGTCAGCACAATTAAAGAAATACACTCTAATTCAAAAAATCAGTTCTTAAGGATAGTAGCTTGAGGCAGATCTCATTTTTATAGTGTTCCTTTAGTTAAAGGGGGAGTCCCCATTACTGAATGTGAATTCTTTAGATGGCTGAAGTTACTTATGTCATTAGTCTAGTCTATCCGTTGATAGTGTGATTGAGAACCTATAAATTGGCTATTCCCTCATTTTGCAGGAATTAGCTAGGTTTTCAAGTTCTAGATCATTCATAGAACTGCACCATGTTATAAAAAAGAGATACCAATAAAATCTCAATAATGGCAAGGCATTTGAATAgttataaaataatacatacgAATACGATAAACTACAGGTTATAAAATGcacatgtatgaaaaaaaataaacggtggctttgttttttttttttagatttatgcAGAACTGAAATCATGGATGATAAACCGGGACCATCTAATTATCCATTTTTTGGTCTTGATAAGTCTTCGGAAAATTACATTCGTCTTTGCTGCCTGATTACAACGATTTGTGGTCCTTTACTGAGGGACATACTAAGTCGCCACATTAAATCGGTCAACCTAAGAAATGAGCTCGATATAAACAAAGGAAAGCTTGAAAAAATTATGAGTAAGGTACAAAAGGACCAGTTTTATCTGAATGCTGGAAGCAATCCAATATCTCCAAAAGACTTGGATATATCCGTTCTGTACATGCTATTACGGCACATTTGCAGCAACATTCCTGAACCTAAGACTGGTTGGGGAAATCCTCCTCTAAAAGGCGATTATAGCATTTCAGCTTGTATTGAGAGAATACGACAAATAAGGAATAGCATATCTGCTCACTCTACAAACGTTAAAGTGGATGACACAGATTTTCAAAACTATTGGGACGAGCTTGAGAACTCTATTATTGAAACGGAGAAGCAGTTGACCGGTGGTGACGTATATGAAGATGgcataaataagataaaaactATGAAAATCCCTAGTGTTGAAGAGTACAAGCGTGAATTTCCACCACAAGAAGGTGAGAGCATTGTATACAAAAAAAGGCGTATTATGAATAGCAATATAAATTATACCTGCATAGTAAATTAATGCATCGCTTTTTGATAAGCATACCGgtatatcaaaatgtttttgttttgggaCTCCAAAGGATTGTAGGTTATTGCGTTGCAAGGTTTAAGGATAATGCAGTAAAATCGTATTTTCACTTTCGTATTCCAAGTATTGTGTGGTTCAAAAGATATATTGAACACTTACAAATCGCTTATCAAAGCAAgttatttatcaagaaattttgACCAATTCAAATaggaaaatacaaaacttaACTTATTATTGTACAAATTTACATATGCTTTTAGTTAGTTAAACCATACAGCAAATAGATTGTAAAATCGTTCATTGAACGAGccattttcatatttctattcAAGATTCGATGGATcgataattaatttgttttttaatatttttttttctcaaaacagAGACCAATATCgggtttgaattattttatttgaagttttgtgtattttttaaaaataaaacagaaaaattattttgactgcaaaattttttttttagagtttaGAATTTGATAGATTGATCGTTGAAGTAATAATTCCTAACGATGGAGTAAGCTTTTCATAACAATCTAGGTGCTGCATTCGCATGCTTAGTAGTTAGTAGTAGGAGGAAATTATGAACGTCAATGCGAGTATAATTCATGAGCAATAAAGTCTACTCTTTTATCGTTAATAAACTAAATTTCGTTTTATAGTGATTGTAtctcaaaaacattttaatgtgttttaacTCGtagtaaagtacatgtaactcgTTGTGATGAGAACTATAAAGCGCGGTAAAATATGTAAGTATATTGTTATAACGaactgattttattttcttatatttacattatccagtgtctctgtctgtgataacactacctatcgattttgtactatataatcCATAATATAAATGACGCCAAAGTGAGGcgccggcggggtttgcttatttatatttaaagatttaatcgtacgatggcctaaaattatatgaatataagtaataaggaatcattctttgaatattatgaggtgataatttcggtaggggcgtgatcaaatctatcataaagaccttcgggctttattggatttgatcaagccccgaccaaaattatcacctcataatactcaaagaatgattccttattccttattaatATACCATCttctttaagtttatttaaatatgagTTATAATTTCTATTACTTTCTGTTTCCTGcaataaaaatgacattatcATAGATACCATTTTACACTGCGATGAAAAATGACTTCCTGTCATTACTTTACGGGGTCATTTTCTGCTTTATATCGGTCATCACCGAGAGCAAGCAAGCTGATTGTTTTGGTTTTTAGGGCTTTTCTACTTttggtcgaaaagacctattgtttttgttctgttttattagagcttttcgactttcggtcgaaaagacctattgtttttgttctgttttattattattataaatattattattatcattattattaaggcttttcgactttcggtcgaaaagacctattgtttttgttctgttttattattatttttacttattCTCGACAAACTTTCGTTagcgatattttgaaaacggaaaaacaTATTGAAACAATGATGTAATGGTCTTAGAGCATTTCTGAATGACACGGACTTCCGGTTCACACAAGCAAAtacgtaaaattaaaaaaatcaatatattgtttttatttcttgaagaaaaagaaagagatGCACGTGTGtttttgctagaaaattgtaaatgaagtgttgtttataaagatgtcaaaaggattttttaatatgtatcaatagttgtgcaattttggtaagaatatatagttaAATGTAATGCTGTAGTGACACctttattgtatacatgtaaacatatgcAGTTATTTGTCATAAACCAAACGAAGCAAACGTATGTAGCGTAAAATAGAGACATATAACGttttaacatgtataacaaaCCGAACGTACATTGATATTCCAGGTTTTAAATATAGTCAGCACAATTAAAGAAATACATTCTAATTCAAAAAATCAGTTCTTAAGGATAGTAGCTTGAGGCAGATCTCATTTTTATAGTGTTCCTTTAGTTAAAGGGGGAGTCCCCATTACTGAATGTGAATTCTTTAGATGGCTGAAGTTACTTATGTCATTAGTCTAGTCTATCCGTTGATAGTGTGATTGAGAACCTATAAATTGGCTATTCCCTCATTTTGCAGGAATTAGCTAGGTTTTCAAGTTCTAGATCATTCATAGAACTGCACCATGTTATAAAAAAGAGATACCAATAAAATCTCAATAATGGCAAGGCATTTGAAAagttataaaataatatatacgaATACGATAAACTACAGGTTATAAAATGcacatgtatgaaaaaaaataaacggtggctttgttttttttttttttagatttatgcAGAACTGAAATCATGGGTGATAAACCGGGACCATTTAATTATCCATTTTTTGGTCTTGATAAGTCTTCGGAAAATTACATTCGTCTTTGCTGCCTGATTACAACGATTTGTGGTCCTTTACTGAGGGACATACTAAGTCGCCACATTAAATCGGTCAACCTAAGAAATGAGCTCGATATAAACAAAGGAAAGCTTGAAAAAATTATGAGTAAGGTACAAAAGGAACAGTTTTATCTGAATGCTGGAAGCAATCCAATATCTCCAAAAGACTTGGATATATCCGTTCTGTACATGCTATTACGGCACATTTGCAGCAACATTCCTGAACCTAAGACTGGTTGGGGAAATCCTCCTCTGAAAGGCGATTATAGCATTTCAGCTTGTATTGAGAGAATACGACAAATAAGGAATAGCATATGTGCTCACTCTACAAACGTTAAAGTGGATGACACAGATTTTCAAAACTATTGGGACGAGCTTGAGAACTCTATTATTGAAACGGAGAAGCAGTTGACCGGTGGTGACGTATATGAAGATGgcataaataagataaaaactATGAAAATCCCTAGTGTTGAAGAGTACAAGCGTGAATTTCCACCACAAGAAGGTGAGAGCATTGTATACAAAAAAAGGCGTATTATGAATAGCAATATAAATTATACCTGCATAGTAAATTAATGCATCGCTTTTTGATAAGCATACCGgtatatcaaaatgtttttgttttgggaCTCCAAAGGATTGTAGGTTATTGTGTTGCAAGGTTTAAGGATAATGCAGTAAAATCGTATTTTCACTTTCGTATTCCAAGTATTGTGTGGTTCAAAAGATATATTGAACACTTACAAATCGCTTATCAAAGCAAgttatttatcaagaaattttgACCAATTCAAATaggaaaatacaaaacttaACTTATTATTGTACAAATTTACATATGCTTTTAGTTAGTTAAACCATACAGCAAATAGATTGTAAAATCGTTCATTAAACGAGccattttcatatttctattcAAGATTCGATGGATcgataattaatttgtttttaatattttttttttctcaaaacagAGACCAATATCgggtttgaattattttatttgaagttttgtgtattttttaaaaataaaacagaaaaattattttgactgcaaaattttttttttagagtttaGAATTTGATAGATTGATCGTTGAAGTAATAATTCCTAACGATGGAGTAAGCTTTTCATAACAATCTAGGTGCTGCATTCGCATGCTTAGTAGTTAGTAGTAGGAGGAAATTATGAACGTCAATGCGAGTATAATTCATGAGCAATAAAGTCTACTCTTTTATCGTTAATAAACTAAATTTCGTTTTATAGTGATTGTAtctcaaaaacattttaatgtgttttaacTCGtagtaaagtacatgtaactcgTTGTGATGAGAACTATAAAGCGCGGTAAAATATGTAAGTATATTGTTATAACGAACTGATTTTAtgttcttatatttacattatccagtgtctctgtctgtgataacactacctatcgattttgtactatataacccataatataAATGACGCCAAAGTGAGGcgccggcggggtttgcttatttatatttaaagatttaatcgtacgatggcctaaaattatatgaatataagtaataaggaatcattctttgaatattatgaggtgataatttcggtaggggcgtgatcaaatctatcataaagaccttcgggctttattggatttgatcaagccccgaccaaaattatcacctcataatactcaaagaatgattccttattccttattaatATACCATCttctttaagtttatttaaatatgagTTATAATTTCTATTACTTTCTGTTTCCTGcaataaaaatgacattatcATAGATACCATTTTACACTacgttgaaaaatgacttcCTGTCATTACTTTACGGGGTCATTTTCTGCTTTATATCGGTCATCACCGAGAGCAAGCAAGCTGATTGTTTTGGTTTTTAGGGCTTTTCTACTTttggtcgaaaagacctattgtttttgttctgttttattagaGCTTTTctactttcggtcgaaaagacctattgtttttgttctgttttattattattataaaaattattattatcattattattaaggcttttcgactttcggtcgaaaagacctattgtttttgttctgttttattattatttttacttattCTCGACAAACTTTCGTTagcgatattttgaaaacggaaaaacaTATTGAAACAATGATGTAATGGTCTTAGAGCATTTCTGAATGACACGGACTTCCGGTTCACACAAGCAAAtacgtaaaattaaaaaaatcaatatattgttttcatttcttgaagaaaaagaaagagatGCACGTGTGtttttgctagaaaattgtaaatgaagtgtTGTTTATAAAGATGTCAAAAGGATTTTCCACAGACGtccgtttttaatttttaatatgtatcaatagttgtgcaattttggtaagaatatatagttaAATGTAATGCTGTAGTGACACctttattgtatacatgtaaacatatgcAGTTATTTGTCATAAACCAAACGAAGCAAACGTATGTAGCGTAAAATAGAGACATATAACGttttaacatgtataacaaaCCGAACGTACATTGATATTCCAGGTTTTAAATATAGTCAGCACAATTAAAGAAATACACTCTAATTCAAAAAATCAGTTCTTAAGGATAGTAGCTTGAGGCAGATCTCATTTTTATAGTGTTCCTTTAGTTAAAGGGGGAGTCCCCATTACTGAATGTGAATTCTTTAGATGGCTGAAGTTACTTATGTCATTAGTCTAGTCTATCCGTTGATAGTGTGATTGAGAACCTATAAATTGGCTATTCCCTCATTTTGCAGGAATTAGCTAGGTTTTCAAGTTCTAGATCATTCATAGAACTGCACCATGTTATAAAAAAGAGATACCAATAAAATCTCAATAATGGCAAGGCATTTGAAAagttataaaataatatatacgaATACGATAAACTACAGGTTATAAAATGcacatgtatgaaaaaaaataaacggtggctttgtttttttttttttagatttatgcAGAACTGAAATCATGGGTGATAAACCGGGACCATTTAATTATCCATTTTTTGGTCTTGATAAGTCTTCGGAAAATTACATTCGTCTTTGCTGCCTGATTACAACGATTTGTGGTCCTTTACTGAGGGACATACTAAGTCGCCACATTAAATCGGTCAACCTAAGAAATGAGCTCGATATAAACAAAGGAAAGCTTGAAAAAATTATGAGTAAGGTACAAAAGGAACAGTTTTATCTGAATGCTGGAAGCAATCCAATATCTCCAAAAGACTTGGATATATCCGTTCTGTACATGCTATTACGGCACATTTGCAGCAACATTCCTGAACCTAAGACTGGTTGGGGAAATCCTCCTCTGAAAGGCGATTATAGCATTTCAGCTTGTATTGAGAGAATACGACAAATAAGGAATAGCATATGTGCTCACTCTACAAACGTTAAAGTGGATGACACAGATTTTCAAAACTATTGGGACGAGCTTGAGAACTCTATTATTGAAACGGAGAAGCAGTTGACCGGTGGTGACGTATATGAAGATGgcataaataagataaaaactATGAAAATCCCTAGTGTTGAAGAGTACAAGCGTGAATTTCCACCACAAGAAGGTGAGAGCATTGTATACAAAAAAAGGCGTATTATGAATAGCAATATAAATTATACCTGCATAGTAAATTAATGCATCGCTTTTTGATAAGCATACCGgtatatcaaaatgtttttgttttgggaCTCCAAAGGATTGTAGGTTATTGTGTTGCAAGGTTTAAGGATAATGCAGTAAAATCGTATTTTCACTTTCGTATTCCAAGTATTGTGTGGTTCAAAAGATATATTGAACACTTACAAATCGCTTATCAAAGCAAgttatttatcaagaaattttgACCAATTCAAATaggaaaatacaaaacttaACTTATTATTGTACAAATTTACATATGCTTTTAGTTAGTTAAACCATACAGCAAATAGATTGTAAAATCGTTCATTAAACGAGccattttcatatttctattcAAGATTCGATGGATcgataattaatttgtttttaatattttttttttctcaaaacagAGACCAATATCgggtttgaattattttatttgaagttttgtgtattttttaaaaataaaacagaaaaattattttgactgcaaaattttttttttagagtttaGAATTTGATAGATTGATCGTTGAAGTAATAATTCCTAACGATGGAGTAAGCTTTTCATAACAATCTAGGTGCTGCATTCGCATGCTTAGTAGTTAGTAGTAGGAGGAAATTATGAACGTCAATGCGAGTATAATTCATGAGCAATAAAGTCTACTCTTTTATCGTTAATAAACTAAATTTCGTTTTATAGTGATTGTAtctcaaaaacattttaatgtgttttaacTCGtagtaaagtacatgtaactcgTTGTGATGAGAACTATAAAGCGCGGTAAAATATGTAAGTATATTGTTATAACGAACTGATTTTAtgttcttatatttacattatccagtgtctctgtctgtgataacactacctatcgattttgtactatataacccataatataAATGACGCCAAAGTGAGGcgccggcggggtttgcttatttatatttaaagatttaatcgtacgatggcctaaaattatatgaatataagtaataaggaatcattctttgaatattatgaggtgataatttcggtaggggcgtgatcaaatctatcataaagaccttcgggctttattggatttgatcaagccccgaccaaaattatcacctcataatactcaaagaatgattccttattccttattaatATACCATCttctttaagtttatttaaatatgagTTATAATTTCTATTACTTTCTGTTTCCTGcaataaaaatgacattatcATAGATACCATTTTACACTacgttgaaaaatgacttcCTGTCATTACTTTACGGGGTCATTTTCTGCTTTATATCGGTCATCACCGAGAGCAAGCAAGCTGATTGTTTTGGTTTTTAGGGCTTTTCTACTTttggtcgaaaagacctattgtttttgttctgttttattagagcttttcgactttcggtcgaaaagacctattgtttttgttctgttttattattattataaatattattattatcattattattaaggCTTTTcaactttcggtcgaaaagacctattgtttttgttctgttttattattatttttacttattCTCGACAAACTTTCGTTagcgatattttgaaaacggaaaaacaTATTGAAACAATGATGTAATGGTCTTAGAGAATTTCTGAATGACACGGACTTCCGGTTCACACAAGCAAAtacgtaaaattaaaaaaatcaatatattgttttcatttcttgaagaaaaagaaagagatGCACGTGTGtttttgctagaaaattgtaaatgaagtgtTGTTTATAAAGATGTCAAAAGGATTTTCCACAGACGtccgtttttaatttttaatatgtatcaatagttgtgcaattttggtaagaatatatagttaAATGTAATGCTGTAGTGACACctttattgtatacatgtaaacatatgcAGTTATTTGTCATAAACCAAACGAAGCAAACGTATGTAGCGTAAAATAGAGACATATAACGttttaacatgtataacaaaCCGAACGTACATTGATATTCCAGGTTTTAAATATAGTCAGCACAATTAAAGAAATACACTCTAATTCAAAAAATCAGTTCTTAAGGATAGTAGCTTGAGGCAGATCTCATTTTTATAGTGTTCCTTTAGTTAAAGGGGGAGTCCCCATTACTGAATGTGAATTCTTTAGATGGCTGAAGTTACTTATGTCATTAGTCTAGTCTATCCGTTGATAGTGTGATTGAGAACCTATAAATTGGCTATTCCCTCATTTTGCAGGAATTAGCTAGGTTTTCAAGTTCTAGATCATTCATAGAACTGCACCATGTTATAAAAAAGAGATACCAATAAAATCTCAATAATGGCAAGGCATTTGAAAagttataaaataatatatacgaATACGATAAACTACAGGTTATAAAATGcacatgtatgaaaaaaaataaacggtggctttgtttttttttttttagatttatgcAGAACTGAAATCATGGGTGATAAACCGGGACCATTTAATTATCCATTTTTTGGTCTTGATAAGTCTTCGGAAAATTACATTCGTCTTTGCTGCCTGATTACAACGATTTGTGGTCCTTTACTGAGGGACATACTAAGTCGCCACATTAAATCGGTCAACCTAAGAAATGAGCTCGATATAAACAAAGGAAAGCTTGAAAAAATTATGAGTAAGGTACAAAAGGAACAGTTTTATCTGAATGCTGGAAGCAATCCAATATCTCCAAAAGACTTGGATATATCCGTTCTGTACATGCTATTACGGCACATTTGCAGCAACATTCCTGAACCTAAGACTGGTTGGGGAAATCCTCCTCTGAAAGGCGATTATAGCATTTCAGCTTGTATTGAGAGAATACGACAAATAAGGAATAGCATATGTGCTCACTCTACAAACGTTAAAGTGGATGACACAGATTTTCAAAACTATTGGGACGAGCTTGAGAACTCTATTATTGAAACGGAGAAGCAGTTGACCGGTGGTGACGTATATGAAGATGgcataaataagataaaaactATGAAAATCCCTAGTGTTGAAGAGTACAAGCGTGAATTTCCACCACAAGAAGGTGAGAGCATTGTATACAAAAAAAGGCGTATTATGAATAGCAATATAAATTATACCTGCATAGTAAATTAATGCATCGCTTTTTGATAAGCATACCGgtatatcaaaatgtttttgttttgggaCTCCAAAGGATTGTAGGTTATTGTGTTGCAAGGTTTAAGGATAATGCAGTAAAATCGTATTTTCACTTTCGTATTCCAAGTATTGTGTGGTTCAAAAGATATATTGAACACTTACAAATCGCTTATCAAAGCAAgttatttatcaagaaattttgACCAATTCAAATaggaaaatacaaaacttaACTTATTATTGTACAAATTTACATATGCTTTTAGTTAGTTAAACCATACAGCAAATAGATTGTAAAATCGTTCATTAAACGAGccattttcatatttctattcAAGATTCGATGGATcgataattaatttgtttttaatattttttttttctcaaaacagAGACCAATATCgggtttgaattattttatttgaagttttgtgtattttttaaaaataaaacagaaaaattattttgactgcaaaattttttttttagagtttaGAATTTGATAGATTGATCGTTGAAGTAATAATTCCTAACGATGGAGTAAGCTTTTCATAACAATCTAGGTGCTGCATTCGCATGCTTAGTAGTTAGTAGTAGGAGGAAATTATGAACGTCAATGCGAGTATAATTCATGAGCAATAAAGTCTACTCTTTTATCGTTAATAAACTAAATTTCGTTTTATAGTGATTGTAtctcaaaaacattttaatgtgttttaacTCGtagtaaagtacatgtaactcgTTGTGATGAGAACTATAAAGCGCGGTAAAATATGTAAGTATATTGTTATAACGAACTGATTTTAtgttcttatatttacattatccagtgtctctgtctgtgataacactacctatcgattttgtactatataacccataatataAATGACGCCAAAGTGAGGcgccggcggggtttgcttatttatatttaaagatttaatcgtacgatggcctaaaattatatgaatataagtaataaggaatcattctttgaatattatgaggtgataatttcggtaggggcgtgatcaaatctatcataaagaccttcgggctttattggatttgatcaagccccgaccaaaattatcacctcataatactcaaagaatgattccttattccttattaatATACCATCttctttaagtttatttaaatatgagTTATAATTTCTATTACTTTCTGTTTCCTGcaataaaaatgacattatcATAGATACCATTTTACACTacgttgaaaaatgacttcCTGT from Magallana gigas chromosome 9, xbMagGiga1.1, whole genome shotgun sequence includes these protein-coding regions:
- the LOC105321414 gene encoding uncharacterized protein isoform X4, whose protein sequence is MIRGCVVVFVSIQLFKQVQIVNAFVESCNASLQTVENVTMCPSDKSAYEEAVQKKNCSSLAADANTCKSFQYHCVLSDDLKYIIEVCAPSIITIGYSCTKFSTSHKSIMRIEGFACNDSITECPFGYNSTEAYKYSLCYENVSRPLSTEIPPNVSKPLLTEVHPRIENSKTFDPWPIVLVVSVVLGTGSFLISFCVFMYKRRTRQRADPNPPELIELEIRVPAQNRNGQGENQDDIDGDHDNGEARGLLEDLHNQPNEGPAQNRNRQGENQDDIDGDHDNGEARSLPEDLQNQSHEGSSQTNGIPLSSNSLQSEAHLPNATITDTLLIYERTSEQLQPEEQNATNNGNLQTKDDAPSSIAPELQQTSSNEGTWHQASMKTTISATSETDQIMLKCAVNFLLRNLENPDESWTKGKIVSHVEKTIQQLINSNAEQLLISFIKRLDSNKKIAATLLKCGEEMFKHISSIQEKYVANKLKITHGCVCVTFCFADSRDLENYLEKVRIKDKHLITGLSKILLNETLLRIFDINPRVVTWKASELKVYQGSQLVKIETFLEPLTGSPKVFTGISEDLCRTEIMDDKPGPSNYPFFGLDKSSENYIRLCCLITTICGPLLRDILSRHIKSVNLRNELDINKGKLEKIMSKVQKDQFYLNAGSNPISPKDLDISVLYMLLRHICSNIPEPKTGWGNPPLKGDYSISACIERIRQIRNSISAHSTNVKVDDTDFQNYWDELENSIIETEKQLTGGDVYEDGINKIKTMKIPSVEEYKREFPPQEDLCRTEIMGDKPGPFNYPFFGLDKSSENYIRLCCLITTICGPLLRDILSRHIKSVNLRNELDINKGKLEKIMSKVQKEQFYLNAGSNPISPKDLDISVLYMLLRHICSNIPEPKTGWGNPPLKGDYSISACIERIRQIRNSICAHSTNVKVDDTDFQNYWDELENSIIETEKQLTGGDVYEDGINKIKTMKIPSVEEYKREFPPQEDLCRTEIMGDKPGPFNYPFFGLDKSSENYIRLCCLITTICGPLLRDILSRHIKSVNLRNELDINKGKLEKIMSKVQKEQFYLNAGSNPISPKDLDISVLYMLLRHICSNIPEPKTGWGNPPLKGDYSISACIERIRQIRNSICAHSTNVKVDDTDFQNYWDELENSIIETEKQLTGGDVYEDGINKIKTMKIPSVEEYKREFPPQEDLCRTEIMGDKPGPFNYPFFGLDKSSENYIRLCCLITTICGPLLRDILSRHIKSVNLRNELDINKGKLEKIMSKVQKEQFYLNAGSNPISPKDLDISVLYMLLRHICSNIPEPKTGWGNPPLKGDYSISACIERIRQIRNSICAHSTNVKVDDTDFQNYWDELENSIIETEKQLTGGDVYEDGINKIKTMKIPSVEEYKREFPPQEESSEESEDEKKCNMFRSKETSKYPGYMKYRTRAKSFNDCKVDWLKDKKEEFARYGFLYQGVDLKTTCFHCGFSKDDWTEKDNIFATHCFSEISCAYVQYLNMPIIDQYIPGMIYVNR
- the LOC105321414 gene encoding uncharacterized protein isoform X6, producing MIRGCVVVFVSIQLFKQVQIVNAFVESCNASLQTVENVTMCPSDKSAYEEAVQKKNCSSLAADANTCKSFQYHCVLSDDLKYIIEVCAPSIITIGYSCTKFSTSHKSIMRIEGFACNDSITECPFGYNSTEAYKYSLCYENVSRPLSTEIPPNVSKPLLTEVHPRIENSKTFDPWPIVLVVSVVLGTGSFLISFCVFMYKRRTRQRVPAQNRNGQGENQDDIDGDHDNGEARGLLEDLHNQPNEGPAQNRNRQGENQDDIDGDHDNGEARSLPEDLQNQSHEGSSQTNGIPLSSNSLQSEAHLPNATITDTLLIYERTSEQLQPEEQNATNNGNLQTKDDAPSSIAPELQQTSSNEGTWHQASMKTTISATSETDQIMLKCAVNFLLRNLENPDESWTKGKIVSHVEKTIQQLINSNAEQLLISFIKRLDSNKKIAATLLKCGEEMFKHISSIQEKYVANKLKITHGCVCVTFCFADSRDLENYLEKVRIKDKHLITGLSKILLNETLLRIFDINPRVVTWKASELKVYQGSQLVKIETFLEPLTGSPKVFTGISEDLCRTEIMDDKPGPSNYPFFGLDKSSENYIRLCCLITTICGPLLRDILSRHIKSVNLRNELDINKGKLEKIMSKVQKDQFYLNAGSNPISPKDLDISVLYMLLRHICSNIPEPKTGWGNPPLKGDYSISACIERIRQIRNSISAHSTNVKVDDTDFQNYWDELENSIIETEKQLTGGDVYEDGINKIKTMKIPSVEEYKREFPPQEDLCRTEIMGDKPGPFNYPFFGLDKSSENYIRLCCLITTICGPLLRDILSRHIKSVNLRNELDINKGKLEKIMSKVQKEQFYLNAGSNPISPKDLDISVLYMLLRHICSNIPEPKTGWGNPPLKGDYSISACIERIRQIRNSICAHSTNVKVDDTDFQNYWDELENSIIETEKQLTGGDVYEDGINKIKTMKIPSVEEYKREFPPQEDLCRTEIMGDKPGPFNYPFFGLDKSSENYIRLCCLITTICGPLLRDILSRHIKSVNLRNELDINKGKLEKIMSKVQKEQFYLNAGSNPISPKDLDISVLYMLLRHICSNIPEPKTGWGNPPLKGDYSISACIERIRQIRNSICAHSTNVKVDDTDFQNYWDELENSIIETEKQLTGGDVYEDGINKIKTMKIPSVEEYKREFPPQEDLCRTEIMGDKPGPFNYPFFGLDKSSENYIRLCCLITTICGPLLRDILSRHIKSVNLRNELDINKGKLEKIMSKVQKEQFYLNAGSNPISPKDLDISVLYMLLRHICSNIPEPKTGWGNPPLKGDYSISACIERIRQIRNSICAHSTNVKVDDTDFQNYWDELENSIIETEKQLTGGDVYEDGINKIKTMKIPSVEEYKREFPPQEESSEESEDEKKCNMFRSKETSKYPGYMKYRTRAKSFNDCKVDWLKDKKEEFARYGFLYQGVDLKTTCFHCGFSKDDWTEKDNIFATHCFSEISCAYVQYLNMPIIDQYIPGMIYVNR